In Balaenoptera acutorostrata chromosome 12, mBalAcu1.1, whole genome shotgun sequence, a single window of DNA contains:
- the CEP68 gene encoding centrosomal protein of 68 kDa isoform X4 — MRVPSATARLRFCPPRTRFSKMEETRLSASEELPQTRTIPRTTALCSGHDADADNDPSPVESPQVLARSPQSHVSGCPFPSRWRSAVSPGATAPQSSSCSVSASSPGSSLQGHQEKAEPQSCSLAKVSSSLELAVPPSAPSVVGLGPRFQWSPQPVSSGGDAPGLGRRRLSFQAEYWACVLPDSLPPSPDRHSPLWSPNKEYEDLLDYTYPLRPGPQLPKHLDSRVLAEPVLQDSGVDLDSFSVSPASTLKSPTNVSHSCPPAEAAALPFSGPREPISKRWPSGVPQKQGSVGLASCSPIASTPRAPGSRDTPWESREPTLRGMKHWPPVGKHLELGSPHLRTRGRGWPSPRLEREKGASQGIGRFACTESGWKPQEEVESDDEYLALPSRLTQVSSLVSYLGCIPSLVPLPTDAAEGQGSLDVSDSDGPASLPSDSSQSQLPFGAALRGSRSPEDHNHCLLRSFVRARGSAGEGGLVSSQALGVSSGLLRTRASLPAMLDQRAFSDPDAKGQPPRRGGEQGKESLVQCVKAFCCQLEELIRWLYNVADAADHLTASRSSLTGLKSSLQLYRQFKKDIDDHQSLTESVIQKGEILLQCLLDNTPVLKDILGRLSRQPSELESHADHLYDTILASLDTLAGCTLIPDSTPMAHRSASVQGISLASSQEEM, encoded by the exons ATGCGAGTCCCGTCAGCGACAGCACGGTTGAGGTTCTGCCCGCCCAGGACACGCTTCTCAAAG ATGGAGGAGACTAGGCTTTCTGCCTCAGAGGAGCTACCTCAGACTCGCACCATTCCCAGAACCACCGCTCTTTGCTCAGGACATGATGCCGACGCTGACAATGACCCGTCCCCAGTGGAGTCGCCGCAGGTGCTAGCCCGCAGCCCGCAGTCTCACGTCTCGGGGTGCCCGTTCCCGTCAAGGTGGAGGTCCGCCGTGAGCCCAGGTGCCACTGCGCCTCAGTCTTCCAGCTGCAGCGTCTCTGCCTCATCCCCGGGCAGCAGCCTCCAGGGTCACCAGGAGAAGGCGGAGCCTCAGAGTTGCTCCCTTGCCAAGGTCTCCTCCTCCCTGGAGCTGGCTGTGCCGCCGTCGGCCCCCTCGGTGGTGGGGCTGGGGCCTCGGTTCCAGTGGTCGCCCCAGCCAGTGTCCTCAGGGGGCGATGCTCCCGGGCTGGGCAGGAGGCGCCTCTCCTTCCAGGCCGAGTACTGGGCCTGCGTGCTGCCGgattccctgcctccctcccctgacCGCCACTCCCCGCTCTGGAGCCCGAATAAAGAGTATGAAGACCTGCTGGACTATACTTACCCCCTCAGGCCCGGGCCTCAGCTCCCAAAACACCTTGACAGCCGCGTGCTGGCTGAGCCTGTCCTGCAGGACTCAGGCGTAGACCTGGATAGCTTCTCCGTCTCCCCAGCAAGCACTCTGAAGTCACCCACTAATGTCTCGCACAGTTGCCCACCAGCAGAGGCCGCTGCCCTGCCGTTCTCAGGGCCCAGAGAGCCGATCTCTAAGCGGTGGCCCTCTGGAGTACCGCAGAAGCAGGGCAGTGTGGGGTTGGCATCTTGTAGCCCCATTGCCTCTAcccccagagccccaggcagtAGGGACACTCCTTGGGAGAGCAGAGAGCCAACCCTGAGGGGCATGAAGCACTGGCCACCTGTGGGCAAGCACCTTGAGCTGGGCTCTCCCCACCTGAGAACACGGGGCAGAGGGTGGCCCTCACCCAGGctggaaagggagaagggggccAGCCAGGGTATCGGGCGCTTCGCCTGCACGGAGTCTGGATGGAAACCACAAGAGGAGGTGGAAAGTGATGACGAGTATCTGGCCCTGCCCTCTCGGCTGACGCAGGTGTCTAGCTTGGTTTCGTATCTGGGTTGCATTCCCAGCTTGGTGCCCCTGCCCACTGATGCTGCCGAAGGGCAGGGATCCCTGGACGTGTCAGACAGTGATGGGCCAGCTTCCCTCCCGTCGGACTCCAGCCAAAGCCAGCTTCCCTTTGGGGCTGCCCTCAGAGGGTCCCGAAGCCCTGAGGACCACAACCACTGTTTGCTGCGCTCCTTCGTCCGTGCAAGGGGCTCAGCGGGAGAGGGCGGTCTGGTGAGCAGCCAGGCCCTGGGCGTCTCCTCTGGACTGCTGAGAACACGCGCCTCCTTGCCGGCGATGTTGGACCAGCGGGCATTCTCGGATCCAGATGCCAAAGGGCAGCCtcccaggagaggaggagagcagGGAAAAGAGTCGCTCGTGCAGTGTGTGAAG GCATTTTGCTGTCAGCTGGAAGAGCTGATCCGCTGGCTGTATAATGTAGCAGACGCTGCTGACCACCTGACTGCGTCCAGGTCCAGCCTTACAGGCCTCAAGTCTTCTCTGCAGCTTTACCGG CAATTTAAGAAAGATATAGATGACCACCAGTCCCTGACGGAGAGCGTCATACAGAAAGGGGAGATTCTACTTCAGTGCCTGTTGGATAATACCCCAG TGTTGAAGGACATCCTCGGGAGGCTCTCCAGGCAGCCCAGCGAGCTGGAGAGCCATGCGGATCACCTGTATGACACTATCTTAGCCTCTCTGGACACACTGGCTGGCTGCACCCTCATCCCCGACAGCACACCAATGGCACACAGGAGCGCCAGTGTGCAGGGGATTAGCCTG gcATCTTCTCAGGAAGAGATGTAA
- the CEP68 gene encoding centrosomal protein of 68 kDa isoform X3 — MALGEEKAEAAADAKAPCPGGWSCPEQEPDPAGPSHREQLPHLEAEGGPASAVGGAQGHPACHGGAGPGPSGACQPQANGASREPAAGGSKPALSSLLPPASLGTGDLHSVRSQMEETRLSASEELPQTRTIPRTTALCSGHDADADNDPSPVESPQVLARSPQSHVSGCPFPSRWRSAVSPGATAPQSSSCSVSASSPGSSLQGHQEKAEPQSCSLAKVSSSLELAVPPSAPSVVGLGPRFQWSPQPVSSGGDAPGLGRRRLSFQAEYWACVLPDSLPPSPDRHSPLWSPNKEYEDLLDYTYPLRPGPQLPKHLDSRVLAEPVLQDSGVDLDSFSVSPASTLKSPTNVSHSCPPAEAAALPFSGPREPISKRWPSGVPQKQGSVGLASCSPIASTPRAPGSRDTPWESREPTLRGMKHWPPVGKHLELGSPHLRTRGRGWPSPRLEREKGASQGIGRFACTESGWKPQEEVESDDEYLALPSRLTQVSSLVSYLGCIPSLVPLPTDAAEGQGSLDVSDSDGPASLPSDSSQSQLPFGAALRGSRSPEDHNHCLLRSFVRARGSAGEGGLVSSQALGVSSGLLRTRASLPAMLDQRAFSDPDAKGQPPRRGGEQGKESLVQCVKAFCCQLEELIRWLYNVADAADHLTASRSSLTGLKSSLQLYRQFKKDIDDHQSLTESVIQKGEILLQCLLDNTPDFCPTGSGCVPWVLSPKVR; from the exons ATGGCCCTGggagaagaaaaggcagaggcaGCCGCGGACGCGAAAGCCCCGTGCCCTGGGGGGTGGAGCTGCCCGGAGCAGGAGCCGGATCCTGCAGGACCTTCGCACAGGGAGCAGCTGCCCCACCTGGAAGCCGAGGGGGGGCCTGCCTCCGCTGTCGGGGGTGCCCAGGGGCACCCTGCCTGTCACGGTGGGGCTGGCCCTGGCCCCTCGGGAGCCTGCCAGCCGCAGGCCAACGGGGCCAGCAGGGAGCCGGCAGCGGGTGGGTCTAAGCCGGCTCTCAGTTCTCTGCTTCCCCCTGCCAGCCTGGGGACTGGAGATTTGCACTCCGtgagaagccag ATGGAGGAGACTAGGCTTTCTGCCTCAGAGGAGCTACCTCAGACTCGCACCATTCCCAGAACCACCGCTCTTTGCTCAGGACATGATGCCGACGCTGACAATGACCCGTCCCCAGTGGAGTCGCCGCAGGTGCTAGCCCGCAGCCCGCAGTCTCACGTCTCGGGGTGCCCGTTCCCGTCAAGGTGGAGGTCCGCCGTGAGCCCAGGTGCCACTGCGCCTCAGTCTTCCAGCTGCAGCGTCTCTGCCTCATCCCCGGGCAGCAGCCTCCAGGGTCACCAGGAGAAGGCGGAGCCTCAGAGTTGCTCCCTTGCCAAGGTCTCCTCCTCCCTGGAGCTGGCTGTGCCGCCGTCGGCCCCCTCGGTGGTGGGGCTGGGGCCTCGGTTCCAGTGGTCGCCCCAGCCAGTGTCCTCAGGGGGCGATGCTCCCGGGCTGGGCAGGAGGCGCCTCTCCTTCCAGGCCGAGTACTGGGCCTGCGTGCTGCCGgattccctgcctccctcccctgacCGCCACTCCCCGCTCTGGAGCCCGAATAAAGAGTATGAAGACCTGCTGGACTATACTTACCCCCTCAGGCCCGGGCCTCAGCTCCCAAAACACCTTGACAGCCGCGTGCTGGCTGAGCCTGTCCTGCAGGACTCAGGCGTAGACCTGGATAGCTTCTCCGTCTCCCCAGCAAGCACTCTGAAGTCACCCACTAATGTCTCGCACAGTTGCCCACCAGCAGAGGCCGCTGCCCTGCCGTTCTCAGGGCCCAGAGAGCCGATCTCTAAGCGGTGGCCCTCTGGAGTACCGCAGAAGCAGGGCAGTGTGGGGTTGGCATCTTGTAGCCCCATTGCCTCTAcccccagagccccaggcagtAGGGACACTCCTTGGGAGAGCAGAGAGCCAACCCTGAGGGGCATGAAGCACTGGCCACCTGTGGGCAAGCACCTTGAGCTGGGCTCTCCCCACCTGAGAACACGGGGCAGAGGGTGGCCCTCACCCAGGctggaaagggagaagggggccAGCCAGGGTATCGGGCGCTTCGCCTGCACGGAGTCTGGATGGAAACCACAAGAGGAGGTGGAAAGTGATGACGAGTATCTGGCCCTGCCCTCTCGGCTGACGCAGGTGTCTAGCTTGGTTTCGTATCTGGGTTGCATTCCCAGCTTGGTGCCCCTGCCCACTGATGCTGCCGAAGGGCAGGGATCCCTGGACGTGTCAGACAGTGATGGGCCAGCTTCCCTCCCGTCGGACTCCAGCCAAAGCCAGCTTCCCTTTGGGGCTGCCCTCAGAGGGTCCCGAAGCCCTGAGGACCACAACCACTGTTTGCTGCGCTCCTTCGTCCGTGCAAGGGGCTCAGCGGGAGAGGGCGGTCTGGTGAGCAGCCAGGCCCTGGGCGTCTCCTCTGGACTGCTGAGAACACGCGCCTCCTTGCCGGCGATGTTGGACCAGCGGGCATTCTCGGATCCAGATGCCAAAGGGCAGCCtcccaggagaggaggagagcagGGAAAAGAGTCGCTCGTGCAGTGTGTGAAG GCATTTTGCTGTCAGCTGGAAGAGCTGATCCGCTGGCTGTATAATGTAGCAGACGCTGCTGACCACCTGACTGCGTCCAGGTCCAGCCTTACAGGCCTCAAGTCTTCTCTGCAGCTTTACCGG CAATTTAAGAAAGATATAGATGACCACCAGTCCCTGACGGAGAGCGTCATACAGAAAGGGGAGATTCTACTTCAGTGCCTGTTGGATAATACCCCAG acttctgcccCACAGGATCTGGGTGTGTGCCCTGGGTCTTATCTCCAAAAGTCAGATAA
- the CEP68 gene encoding centrosomal protein of 68 kDa isoform X5 encodes MEETRLSASEELPQTRTIPRTTALCSGHDADADNDPSPVESPQVLARSPQSHVSGCPFPSRWRSAVSPGATAPQSSSCSVSASSPGSSLQGHQEKAEPQSCSLAKVSSSLELAVPPSAPSVVGLGPRFQWSPQPVSSGGDAPGLGRRRLSFQAEYWACVLPDSLPPSPDRHSPLWSPNKEYEDLLDYTYPLRPGPQLPKHLDSRVLAEPVLQDSGVDLDSFSVSPASTLKSPTNVSHSCPPAEAAALPFSGPREPISKRWPSGVPQKQGSVGLASCSPIASTPRAPGSRDTPWESREPTLRGMKHWPPVGKHLELGSPHLRTRGRGWPSPRLEREKGASQGIGRFACTESGWKPQEEVESDDEYLALPSRLTQVSSLVSYLGCIPSLVPLPTDAAEGQGSLDVSDSDGPASLPSDSSQSQLPFGAALRGSRSPEDHNHCLLRSFVRARGSAGEGGLVSSQALGVSSGLLRTRASLPAMLDQRAFSDPDAKGQPPRRGGEQGKESLVQCVKAFCCQLEELIRWLYNVADAADHLTASRSSLTGLKSSLQLYRQFKKDIDDHQSLTESVIQKGEILLQCLLDNTPVLKDILGRLSRQPSELESHADHLYDTILASLDTLAGCTLIPDSTPMAHRSASVQGISLASSQEEM; translated from the exons ATGGAGGAGACTAGGCTTTCTGCCTCAGAGGAGCTACCTCAGACTCGCACCATTCCCAGAACCACCGCTCTTTGCTCAGGACATGATGCCGACGCTGACAATGACCCGTCCCCAGTGGAGTCGCCGCAGGTGCTAGCCCGCAGCCCGCAGTCTCACGTCTCGGGGTGCCCGTTCCCGTCAAGGTGGAGGTCCGCCGTGAGCCCAGGTGCCACTGCGCCTCAGTCTTCCAGCTGCAGCGTCTCTGCCTCATCCCCGGGCAGCAGCCTCCAGGGTCACCAGGAGAAGGCGGAGCCTCAGAGTTGCTCCCTTGCCAAGGTCTCCTCCTCCCTGGAGCTGGCTGTGCCGCCGTCGGCCCCCTCGGTGGTGGGGCTGGGGCCTCGGTTCCAGTGGTCGCCCCAGCCAGTGTCCTCAGGGGGCGATGCTCCCGGGCTGGGCAGGAGGCGCCTCTCCTTCCAGGCCGAGTACTGGGCCTGCGTGCTGCCGgattccctgcctccctcccctgacCGCCACTCCCCGCTCTGGAGCCCGAATAAAGAGTATGAAGACCTGCTGGACTATACTTACCCCCTCAGGCCCGGGCCTCAGCTCCCAAAACACCTTGACAGCCGCGTGCTGGCTGAGCCTGTCCTGCAGGACTCAGGCGTAGACCTGGATAGCTTCTCCGTCTCCCCAGCAAGCACTCTGAAGTCACCCACTAATGTCTCGCACAGTTGCCCACCAGCAGAGGCCGCTGCCCTGCCGTTCTCAGGGCCCAGAGAGCCGATCTCTAAGCGGTGGCCCTCTGGAGTACCGCAGAAGCAGGGCAGTGTGGGGTTGGCATCTTGTAGCCCCATTGCCTCTAcccccagagccccaggcagtAGGGACACTCCTTGGGAGAGCAGAGAGCCAACCCTGAGGGGCATGAAGCACTGGCCACCTGTGGGCAAGCACCTTGAGCTGGGCTCTCCCCACCTGAGAACACGGGGCAGAGGGTGGCCCTCACCCAGGctggaaagggagaagggggccAGCCAGGGTATCGGGCGCTTCGCCTGCACGGAGTCTGGATGGAAACCACAAGAGGAGGTGGAAAGTGATGACGAGTATCTGGCCCTGCCCTCTCGGCTGACGCAGGTGTCTAGCTTGGTTTCGTATCTGGGTTGCATTCCCAGCTTGGTGCCCCTGCCCACTGATGCTGCCGAAGGGCAGGGATCCCTGGACGTGTCAGACAGTGATGGGCCAGCTTCCCTCCCGTCGGACTCCAGCCAAAGCCAGCTTCCCTTTGGGGCTGCCCTCAGAGGGTCCCGAAGCCCTGAGGACCACAACCACTGTTTGCTGCGCTCCTTCGTCCGTGCAAGGGGCTCAGCGGGAGAGGGCGGTCTGGTGAGCAGCCAGGCCCTGGGCGTCTCCTCTGGACTGCTGAGAACACGCGCCTCCTTGCCGGCGATGTTGGACCAGCGGGCATTCTCGGATCCAGATGCCAAAGGGCAGCCtcccaggagaggaggagagcagGGAAAAGAGTCGCTCGTGCAGTGTGTGAAG GCATTTTGCTGTCAGCTGGAAGAGCTGATCCGCTGGCTGTATAATGTAGCAGACGCTGCTGACCACCTGACTGCGTCCAGGTCCAGCCTTACAGGCCTCAAGTCTTCTCTGCAGCTTTACCGG CAATTTAAGAAAGATATAGATGACCACCAGTCCCTGACGGAGAGCGTCATACAGAAAGGGGAGATTCTACTTCAGTGCCTGTTGGATAATACCCCAG TGTTGAAGGACATCCTCGGGAGGCTCTCCAGGCAGCCCAGCGAGCTGGAGAGCCATGCGGATCACCTGTATGACACTATCTTAGCCTCTCTGGACACACTGGCTGGCTGCACCCTCATCCCCGACAGCACACCAATGGCACACAGGAGCGCCAGTGTGCAGGGGATTAGCCTG gcATCTTCTCAGGAAGAGATGTAA
- the CEP68 gene encoding centrosomal protein of 68 kDa isoform X2 produces MALGEEKAEAAADAKAPCPGGWSCPEQEPDPAGPSHREQLPHLEAEGGPASAVGGAQGHPACHGGAGPGPSGACQPQANGASREPAAGGSKPALSSLLPPASLGTGDLHSVRSQMEETRLSASEELPQTRTIPRTTALCSGHDADADNDPSPVESPQVLARSPQSHVSGCPFPSRWRSAVSPGATAPQSSSCSVSASSPGSSLQGHQEKAEPQSCSLAKVSSSLELAVPPSAPSVVGLGPRFQWSPQPVSSGGDAPGLGRRRLSFQAEYWACVLPDSLPPSPDRHSPLWSPNKEYEDLLDYTYPLRPGPQLPKHLDSRVLAEPVLQDSGVDLDSFSVSPASTLKSPTNVSHSCPPAEAAALPFSGPREPISKRWPSGVPQKQGSVGLASCSPIASTPRAPGSRDTPWESREPTLRGMKHWPPVGKHLELGSPHLRTRGRGWPSPRLEREKGASQGIGRFACTESGWKPQEEVESDDEYLALPSRLTQVSSLVSYLGCIPSLVPLPTDAAEGQGSLDVSDSDGPASLPSDSSQSQLPFGAALRGSRSPEDHNHCLLRSFVRARGSAGEGGLVSSQALGVSSGLLRTRASLPAMLDQRAFSDPDAKGQPPRRGGEQGKESLVQCVKAFCCQLEELIRWLYNVADAADHLTASRSSLTGLKSSLQLYRQFKKDIDDHQSLTESVIQKGEILLQCLLDNTPELCICLGPHKEWQPGPSPCALTPGSGSCTSRHSSTEELNTRTLPGGHV; encoded by the exons ATGGCCCTGggagaagaaaaggcagaggcaGCCGCGGACGCGAAAGCCCCGTGCCCTGGGGGGTGGAGCTGCCCGGAGCAGGAGCCGGATCCTGCAGGACCTTCGCACAGGGAGCAGCTGCCCCACCTGGAAGCCGAGGGGGGGCCTGCCTCCGCTGTCGGGGGTGCCCAGGGGCACCCTGCCTGTCACGGTGGGGCTGGCCCTGGCCCCTCGGGAGCCTGCCAGCCGCAGGCCAACGGGGCCAGCAGGGAGCCGGCAGCGGGTGGGTCTAAGCCGGCTCTCAGTTCTCTGCTTCCCCCTGCCAGCCTGGGGACTGGAGATTTGCACTCCGtgagaagccag ATGGAGGAGACTAGGCTTTCTGCCTCAGAGGAGCTACCTCAGACTCGCACCATTCCCAGAACCACCGCTCTTTGCTCAGGACATGATGCCGACGCTGACAATGACCCGTCCCCAGTGGAGTCGCCGCAGGTGCTAGCCCGCAGCCCGCAGTCTCACGTCTCGGGGTGCCCGTTCCCGTCAAGGTGGAGGTCCGCCGTGAGCCCAGGTGCCACTGCGCCTCAGTCTTCCAGCTGCAGCGTCTCTGCCTCATCCCCGGGCAGCAGCCTCCAGGGTCACCAGGAGAAGGCGGAGCCTCAGAGTTGCTCCCTTGCCAAGGTCTCCTCCTCCCTGGAGCTGGCTGTGCCGCCGTCGGCCCCCTCGGTGGTGGGGCTGGGGCCTCGGTTCCAGTGGTCGCCCCAGCCAGTGTCCTCAGGGGGCGATGCTCCCGGGCTGGGCAGGAGGCGCCTCTCCTTCCAGGCCGAGTACTGGGCCTGCGTGCTGCCGgattccctgcctccctcccctgacCGCCACTCCCCGCTCTGGAGCCCGAATAAAGAGTATGAAGACCTGCTGGACTATACTTACCCCCTCAGGCCCGGGCCTCAGCTCCCAAAACACCTTGACAGCCGCGTGCTGGCTGAGCCTGTCCTGCAGGACTCAGGCGTAGACCTGGATAGCTTCTCCGTCTCCCCAGCAAGCACTCTGAAGTCACCCACTAATGTCTCGCACAGTTGCCCACCAGCAGAGGCCGCTGCCCTGCCGTTCTCAGGGCCCAGAGAGCCGATCTCTAAGCGGTGGCCCTCTGGAGTACCGCAGAAGCAGGGCAGTGTGGGGTTGGCATCTTGTAGCCCCATTGCCTCTAcccccagagccccaggcagtAGGGACACTCCTTGGGAGAGCAGAGAGCCAACCCTGAGGGGCATGAAGCACTGGCCACCTGTGGGCAAGCACCTTGAGCTGGGCTCTCCCCACCTGAGAACACGGGGCAGAGGGTGGCCCTCACCCAGGctggaaagggagaagggggccAGCCAGGGTATCGGGCGCTTCGCCTGCACGGAGTCTGGATGGAAACCACAAGAGGAGGTGGAAAGTGATGACGAGTATCTGGCCCTGCCCTCTCGGCTGACGCAGGTGTCTAGCTTGGTTTCGTATCTGGGTTGCATTCCCAGCTTGGTGCCCCTGCCCACTGATGCTGCCGAAGGGCAGGGATCCCTGGACGTGTCAGACAGTGATGGGCCAGCTTCCCTCCCGTCGGACTCCAGCCAAAGCCAGCTTCCCTTTGGGGCTGCCCTCAGAGGGTCCCGAAGCCCTGAGGACCACAACCACTGTTTGCTGCGCTCCTTCGTCCGTGCAAGGGGCTCAGCGGGAGAGGGCGGTCTGGTGAGCAGCCAGGCCCTGGGCGTCTCCTCTGGACTGCTGAGAACACGCGCCTCCTTGCCGGCGATGTTGGACCAGCGGGCATTCTCGGATCCAGATGCCAAAGGGCAGCCtcccaggagaggaggagagcagGGAAAAGAGTCGCTCGTGCAGTGTGTGAAG GCATTTTGCTGTCAGCTGGAAGAGCTGATCCGCTGGCTGTATAATGTAGCAGACGCTGCTGACCACCTGACTGCGTCCAGGTCCAGCCTTACAGGCCTCAAGTCTTCTCTGCAGCTTTACCGG CAATTTAAGAAAGATATAGATGACCACCAGTCCCTGACGGAGAGCGTCATACAGAAAGGGGAGATTCTACTTCAGTGCCTGTTGGATAATACCCCAG AGCTGTGCATCTGCCTTGGGCCACACAAGGAGTGgcagcctggccccagccccTGTGCGCTGACCCCCGGCTCAGGCTCCTGCACCTCTAGACACAGCAGCACAGAAGAGCTCAATACCAGGACACTTCCTGGAGGCCACGTGTAA
- the CEP68 gene encoding centrosomal protein of 68 kDa isoform X1: protein MALGEEKAEAAADAKAPCPGGWSCPEQEPDPAGPSHREQLPHLEAEGGPASAVGGAQGHPACHGGAGPGPSGACQPQANGASREPAAGGSKPALSSLLPPASLGTGDLHSVRSQMEETRLSASEELPQTRTIPRTTALCSGHDADADNDPSPVESPQVLARSPQSHVSGCPFPSRWRSAVSPGATAPQSSSCSVSASSPGSSLQGHQEKAEPQSCSLAKVSSSLELAVPPSAPSVVGLGPRFQWSPQPVSSGGDAPGLGRRRLSFQAEYWACVLPDSLPPSPDRHSPLWSPNKEYEDLLDYTYPLRPGPQLPKHLDSRVLAEPVLQDSGVDLDSFSVSPASTLKSPTNVSHSCPPAEAAALPFSGPREPISKRWPSGVPQKQGSVGLASCSPIASTPRAPGSRDTPWESREPTLRGMKHWPPVGKHLELGSPHLRTRGRGWPSPRLEREKGASQGIGRFACTESGWKPQEEVESDDEYLALPSRLTQVSSLVSYLGCIPSLVPLPTDAAEGQGSLDVSDSDGPASLPSDSSQSQLPFGAALRGSRSPEDHNHCLLRSFVRARGSAGEGGLVSSQALGVSSGLLRTRASLPAMLDQRAFSDPDAKGQPPRRGGEQGKESLVQCVKAFCCQLEELIRWLYNVADAADHLTASRSSLTGLKSSLQLYRQFKKDIDDHQSLTESVIQKGEILLQCLLDNTPVLKDILGRLSRQPSELESHADHLYDTILASLDTLAGCTLIPDSTPMAHRSASVQGISLASSQEEM, encoded by the exons ATGGCCCTGggagaagaaaaggcagaggcaGCCGCGGACGCGAAAGCCCCGTGCCCTGGGGGGTGGAGCTGCCCGGAGCAGGAGCCGGATCCTGCAGGACCTTCGCACAGGGAGCAGCTGCCCCACCTGGAAGCCGAGGGGGGGCCTGCCTCCGCTGTCGGGGGTGCCCAGGGGCACCCTGCCTGTCACGGTGGGGCTGGCCCTGGCCCCTCGGGAGCCTGCCAGCCGCAGGCCAACGGGGCCAGCAGGGAGCCGGCAGCGGGTGGGTCTAAGCCGGCTCTCAGTTCTCTGCTTCCCCCTGCCAGCCTGGGGACTGGAGATTTGCACTCCGtgagaagccag ATGGAGGAGACTAGGCTTTCTGCCTCAGAGGAGCTACCTCAGACTCGCACCATTCCCAGAACCACCGCTCTTTGCTCAGGACATGATGCCGACGCTGACAATGACCCGTCCCCAGTGGAGTCGCCGCAGGTGCTAGCCCGCAGCCCGCAGTCTCACGTCTCGGGGTGCCCGTTCCCGTCAAGGTGGAGGTCCGCCGTGAGCCCAGGTGCCACTGCGCCTCAGTCTTCCAGCTGCAGCGTCTCTGCCTCATCCCCGGGCAGCAGCCTCCAGGGTCACCAGGAGAAGGCGGAGCCTCAGAGTTGCTCCCTTGCCAAGGTCTCCTCCTCCCTGGAGCTGGCTGTGCCGCCGTCGGCCCCCTCGGTGGTGGGGCTGGGGCCTCGGTTCCAGTGGTCGCCCCAGCCAGTGTCCTCAGGGGGCGATGCTCCCGGGCTGGGCAGGAGGCGCCTCTCCTTCCAGGCCGAGTACTGGGCCTGCGTGCTGCCGgattccctgcctccctcccctgacCGCCACTCCCCGCTCTGGAGCCCGAATAAAGAGTATGAAGACCTGCTGGACTATACTTACCCCCTCAGGCCCGGGCCTCAGCTCCCAAAACACCTTGACAGCCGCGTGCTGGCTGAGCCTGTCCTGCAGGACTCAGGCGTAGACCTGGATAGCTTCTCCGTCTCCCCAGCAAGCACTCTGAAGTCACCCACTAATGTCTCGCACAGTTGCCCACCAGCAGAGGCCGCTGCCCTGCCGTTCTCAGGGCCCAGAGAGCCGATCTCTAAGCGGTGGCCCTCTGGAGTACCGCAGAAGCAGGGCAGTGTGGGGTTGGCATCTTGTAGCCCCATTGCCTCTAcccccagagccccaggcagtAGGGACACTCCTTGGGAGAGCAGAGAGCCAACCCTGAGGGGCATGAAGCACTGGCCACCTGTGGGCAAGCACCTTGAGCTGGGCTCTCCCCACCTGAGAACACGGGGCAGAGGGTGGCCCTCACCCAGGctggaaagggagaagggggccAGCCAGGGTATCGGGCGCTTCGCCTGCACGGAGTCTGGATGGAAACCACAAGAGGAGGTGGAAAGTGATGACGAGTATCTGGCCCTGCCCTCTCGGCTGACGCAGGTGTCTAGCTTGGTTTCGTATCTGGGTTGCATTCCCAGCTTGGTGCCCCTGCCCACTGATGCTGCCGAAGGGCAGGGATCCCTGGACGTGTCAGACAGTGATGGGCCAGCTTCCCTCCCGTCGGACTCCAGCCAAAGCCAGCTTCCCTTTGGGGCTGCCCTCAGAGGGTCCCGAAGCCCTGAGGACCACAACCACTGTTTGCTGCGCTCCTTCGTCCGTGCAAGGGGCTCAGCGGGAGAGGGCGGTCTGGTGAGCAGCCAGGCCCTGGGCGTCTCCTCTGGACTGCTGAGAACACGCGCCTCCTTGCCGGCGATGTTGGACCAGCGGGCATTCTCGGATCCAGATGCCAAAGGGCAGCCtcccaggagaggaggagagcagGGAAAAGAGTCGCTCGTGCAGTGTGTGAAG GCATTTTGCTGTCAGCTGGAAGAGCTGATCCGCTGGCTGTATAATGTAGCAGACGCTGCTGACCACCTGACTGCGTCCAGGTCCAGCCTTACAGGCCTCAAGTCTTCTCTGCAGCTTTACCGG CAATTTAAGAAAGATATAGATGACCACCAGTCCCTGACGGAGAGCGTCATACAGAAAGGGGAGATTCTACTTCAGTGCCTGTTGGATAATACCCCAG TGTTGAAGGACATCCTCGGGAGGCTCTCCAGGCAGCCCAGCGAGCTGGAGAGCCATGCGGATCACCTGTATGACACTATCTTAGCCTCTCTGGACACACTGGCTGGCTGCACCCTCATCCCCGACAGCACACCAATGGCACACAGGAGCGCCAGTGTGCAGGGGATTAGCCTG gcATCTTCTCAGGAAGAGATGTAA